A genomic window from Planococcus rifietoensis includes:
- a CDS encoding SRPBCC domain-containing protein: protein MTAEITKNPTGYNATFDRYFEHSLEQVWAMLTDNHKIHRWFSGLQMEEEGETGHLTLDMGHGKKKEFPVTDYKTGELLAFEWGDDHVRFELGPDGQGTRVKMVETLPNITDQTPKDVAGWHVALDIMEAILDGRGIERTSEWERWYPEYKRLFESMGVDFA, encoded by the coding sequence ATGACAGCAGAAATCACCAAAAATCCTACCGGCTACAACGCCACATTCGACAGATACTTCGAGCATTCCCTGGAGCAAGTATGGGCGATGCTGACAGACAACCACAAAATCCATCGCTGGTTTTCAGGCCTTCAAATGGAGGAAGAAGGCGAAACGGGCCATCTGACATTGGACATGGGACATGGGAAAAAGAAAGAATTTCCCGTCACTGACTATAAAACTGGAGAACTTCTAGCTTTTGAATGGGGTGATGACCATGTGCGGTTTGAACTGGGCCCGGATGGCCAGGGAACGAGAGTGAAGATGGTCGAAACTTTACCAAATATTACAGATCAAACCCCGAAAGACGTGGCGGGGTGGCACGTAGCGCTGGATATTATGGAAGCGATTTTGGATGGCCGGGGAATTGAGCGCACGTCTGAATGGGAGCGCTGGTATCCTGAATATAAGCGCTTGTTCGAAAGCATGGGCGTCGATTTTGCATAG